The Coffea arabica cultivar ET-39 chromosome 4e, Coffea Arabica ET-39 HiFi, whole genome shotgun sequence genome includes a window with the following:
- the LOC113742109 gene encoding uncharacterized protein: MYLKKPFWNASSASEPETQPESAVVELVNSLDQQRLYREVTLALRTGLREAQAEFSFLRVRGLRSILKFLRCVAESDSTINLFSSTQSIPELQVVPVLFQHSLKDLEDQTVTNVEHIFSVEAIKITSPSMDDEVALALRVLEGCCLLHPPSTILAHQHNAIPVLMNILSTRGVLEQGACLDALISIMLDSSANQMDFERCNGIEEVAVLIRDQQIDEILRLKCGEFLLLLIGHVDGRDRPPMASIHEDVRRFLGEKSASLIWAASQFGSTLDPEERLTTLHILARRVLESIDLY; this comes from the exons atgtaCCTGAAAAAGCCCTTCTGGAATGCCAGCTCAGCCTCGGAGCCTGAGACTCAGCCTGAATCGGCAGTGGTGGAACTGGTCAACTCGCTGGACCAGCAAAGACTCTACAGAGAAGTCACACTTGCACTCCGAACTGGACTCAGAGAAGCCCAGGCGGAGTTCTCATTCCTCCGAGTGAGGGGCCTCCGCAGCATCCTCAAATTCCTCCGATGCGTGGCAGAGTCTGACTCCACCATCAACCTCTTCTCCAGCACCCAGTCCATACCTGAACTCCAAG tggTACCGGTGCTATTCCAACATTCCCTAAAAGATTTGGAGGATCAGACAGTGACGAATGTGGAACACATATTCAGTGTAGAGGCGATAAAGATTACTAGTCCTTCCATGGATGATGAGGTAGCCCTTGCCCTGAGAGTTCTTGAAGGCTGCTGTCTCCTCCACCCTCCCAGCACTATTTTAGCCCATCAGCACAATGCCATTCCG GTTCTAATGAATATATTGTCAACTCGTGGTGTGCTTGAACAAGGTGCATGTTTAGATGCTCTAATCTCAATAATGCTGGATTCATCAGCCAATCAAATG GATTTTGAGAGGTGCAATGGGATCGAGGAAGTTGCTGTACTGATACGAGATCAACAAATAGATGAAATTCTAAG GCTGAAATGTGGAGAGTTCCTGTTGCTTCTTATTGGACATGTAGATGGGAGAGATAGGCCTCCCATGGCAAGCATACACGAAGACGTAAGGCGATTTCTTGGGGAAAAATCCGCCTCATTGATATGGGCCGCTAGTCAGTTTGGCTCAACCCTTGATCCAGAGGAGAGATTGACAACTTTGCACATTCTAGCTCGCAGGGTGCTGGAGTCTATTGATCTTTATTGA